In one Neobacillus sp. CF12 genomic region, the following are encoded:
- a CDS encoding homoserine dehydrogenase — protein MEAIKIGLLGLGTVGSGVVKIIKNHQDKLMHQVGCPVVVKKILVQDIHKTRPVEVDPTLLTSSPSDILHDKEIDVVIEVMGGVKETKEYLLSALRQGKHVVTANKDLMALHGSELLTVASENGCDLFYEASVAGGIPILRGLVDGLASDRITQMMGIVNGTTNYILTKMSKDGSAYLDVLKEAQELGFAESDPTSDVEGLDAARKMTILATLGFSMNIELDDVKVSGISTITEEDLRYGKQLGYTMKLLGYAHREGEKVEVSVQPTFLSDNHPLASVQNEYNAVYVYGEAVGETMFYGPGAGSLPTATAVVSDLVGVIKNLRLGVNGRSAVTPQYPKRLKDDNEKYSKYFLRIHVQDEVGVFAELTSIFAKYGVSFEKILQLPVKKHETSEIVLVTHKASLTNYDAILHELKDLPAVKEVKSAYRVVRKSL, from the coding sequence ATGGAAGCAATTAAAATTGGTTTACTCGGATTAGGAACAGTCGGATCAGGTGTAGTGAAAATTATTAAAAATCACCAGGATAAATTAATGCACCAGGTAGGTTGTCCTGTGGTAGTAAAGAAAATACTGGTCCAAGATATACATAAAACAAGACCAGTAGAGGTAGATCCCACTTTGCTAACGTCATCCCCATCTGATATCCTACATGATAAAGAAATTGATGTTGTGATTGAAGTAATGGGTGGAGTCAAGGAAACAAAGGAATATTTACTAAGTGCTCTCCGCCAAGGAAAACATGTAGTAACGGCAAACAAGGATTTAATGGCCCTTCATGGATCAGAATTGTTAACAGTTGCTTCTGAGAATGGCTGTGATTTGTTTTATGAAGCTAGTGTTGCAGGCGGCATTCCAATCTTAAGAGGTTTAGTGGATGGCCTTGCATCTGATCGCATTACTCAAATGATGGGTATTGTAAATGGTACCACTAACTATATTTTAACAAAAATGAGCAAGGATGGAAGTGCTTATCTAGATGTTCTTAAAGAAGCACAAGAACTTGGTTTTGCAGAATCGGATCCAACCTCGGATGTAGAAGGGTTAGATGCTGCTCGAAAAATGACAATTTTAGCGACTTTAGGTTTTTCAATGAATATAGAGTTGGATGATGTAAAAGTATCTGGAATTTCAACAATTACAGAAGAAGACTTACGATATGGGAAGCAATTAGGGTATACAATGAAACTTTTAGGTTATGCTCACCGTGAAGGGGAAAAAGTAGAAGTAAGTGTTCAACCTACATTCTTATCTGATAACCATCCCTTGGCTTCCGTACAAAATGAGTATAATGCTGTTTATGTATACGGCGAAGCTGTTGGTGAAACAATGTTTTATGGACCAGGCGCAGGGAGTTTGCCAACTGCAACAGCAGTTGTTTCAGATTTAGTTGGGGTGATTAAAAATTTGCGTCTTGGAGTAAATGGCCGCAGTGCAGTAACTCCTCAATATCCTAAACGCTTAAAAGATGATAATGAGAAATACTCGAAATATTTCTTACGAATCCATGTACAGGATGAGGTTGGGGTATTCGCAGAACTCACTTCCATCTTTGCAAAGTATGGAGTCAGCTTTGAAAAAATATTACAACTGCCAGTTAAGAAACATGAAACATCTGAAATTGTCTTAGTTACACATAAAGCATCCTTAACAAATTACGATGCAATTCTTCATGAATTAAAAGATTTACCAGCGGTAAAAGAAGTAAAAAGTGCATATAGAGTAGTGAGGAAATCATTATGA
- the thrC gene encoding threonine synthase, giving the protein MRWPGLIEAYKEFLPVNSETPMLTLNEGNTPLVKLERLSKELDVELFVKLEGANPTGSFKDRGMVMAVAKAAESGSKTVICASTGNTSAAAAAYAARAGLRCIIVIPEGKIALGKLAQAMMYGAEIISIEGNFDQALQMVRNISKEQPITLVNSVNPFRLEGQKTAAFEVCDQLGFAPDILAIPVGNAGNISAYWKGFKEYSNHKGTGLPKMYGFEAAGAAALVHNRVFENPETIATAIRIGNPASWDLAVSAVQESNGLFDEVSDDEIVAAYKKIAVSEGIFAEPASCASIAGVLKSIQKGKIEKGSKIVAVLTGNGLKDPDTAIQSSLVDVKKLPNDEQAVTQHIKGVVNR; this is encoded by the coding sequence ATGAGATGGCCAGGATTAATTGAAGCATATAAAGAATTTTTACCAGTAAATAGTGAAACACCAATGTTAACATTAAATGAAGGAAATACTCCGCTTGTGAAGCTAGAACGGCTTTCAAAGGAATTGGATGTGGAGCTTTTCGTTAAACTAGAAGGAGCAAATCCAACAGGTTCCTTTAAAGACCGAGGAATGGTTATGGCTGTCGCAAAGGCCGCAGAATCTGGAAGTAAAACAGTCATCTGTGCCTCAACAGGTAATACTTCTGCCGCAGCTGCTGCTTATGCCGCTCGGGCAGGATTACGTTGTATTATCGTTATTCCTGAAGGGAAAATTGCCTTAGGAAAGCTTGCTCAAGCCATGATGTATGGAGCAGAAATTATCTCGATTGAGGGGAATTTTGACCAAGCATTACAAATGGTGCGAAATATCAGTAAAGAACAACCGATTACCCTAGTTAATTCGGTTAATCCATTTCGTTTAGAAGGACAAAAAACTGCAGCCTTTGAAGTATGTGATCAGCTAGGATTTGCTCCTGACATTTTAGCGATTCCAGTTGGAAACGCTGGGAATATTAGTGCCTATTGGAAAGGATTTAAAGAATACTCCAACCATAAAGGAACAGGATTACCAAAAATGTATGGCTTTGAAGCAGCTGGGGCGGCAGCTCTTGTTCACAATCGTGTCTTTGAAAATCCAGAAACAATTGCAACAGCCATTCGAATTGGTAATCCAGCAAGCTGGGATTTAGCCGTATCTGCTGTACAAGAATCCAATGGTTTATTTGATGAAGTTAGCGATGATGAAATTGTTGCTGCCTATAAGAAAATTGCAGTCAGTGAAGGGATTTTTGCTGAACCAGCCTCATGTGCATCAATTGCTGGAGTTCTGAAGTCTATTCAAAAGGGCAAAATCGAAAAGGGATCAAAAATCGTTGCTGTCCTTACCGGAAATGGTTTGAAAGATCCTGATACCGCTATTCAAAGCAGCCTTGTGGATGTGAAGAAATTACCAAATGATGAACAAGCCGTGACACAACATATCAAGGGAGTTGTCAATCGATGA
- the thrB gene encoding homoserine kinase — MTLTDEKFVIKVPASSANLGPGFDSIGIALNLFLSLEVEKSEKWECFSTSEELKDLPSDEQHFICQIALQTAAKYGKELHPCKIKVESEIPLARGLGSSASAIIAGIELADYIGELGLTKKEKLLLSTEIEGHPDNVGASLYGGLVIGSYQQGEVDIVSISDITFEMVAVIPKESLLTKDSRGVLPIEFSYKDSILASSISNVLVAALLSQNWELAGKMMERDIFHQPYRKPLIPFYDEVATFAKAEGAFGVALSGAGPTILCFCEKGKATGLEKSLNSAFPDMTAKQLSINFTGSSVSKLNNCIVK; from the coding sequence ATGACTCTGACTGATGAGAAGTTTGTTATCAAAGTGCCAGCAAGTTCTGCTAACCTTGGACCTGGCTTTGACTCAATCGGAATCGCGCTTAATTTATTTTTAAGTTTAGAAGTAGAGAAAAGTGAGAAGTGGGAGTGTTTTTCCACTTCTGAGGAATTAAAAGATCTGCCTTCTGATGAACAGCATTTTATTTGTCAAATTGCCTTACAAACAGCAGCAAAATATGGCAAGGAACTTCATCCATGTAAAATCAAGGTTGAGAGTGAAATTCCATTAGCTCGTGGTCTCGGTTCAAGTGCATCGGCTATCATTGCGGGCATTGAACTGGCTGATTACATTGGAGAACTAGGTTTAACTAAGAAAGAAAAATTATTGCTTTCTACAGAGATAGAAGGTCATCCAGATAATGTTGGAGCCTCTTTATACGGAGGACTTGTGATCGGCAGTTACCAGCAAGGAGAAGTTGATATCGTTTCTATTTCAGATATTACGTTTGAGATGGTTGCTGTAATACCAAAGGAAAGCTTGTTAACCAAGGATTCTCGTGGTGTTTTGCCAATTGAATTTTCTTATAAAGATAGTATTCTTGCTTCGTCAATTTCCAATGTGTTAGTCGCTGCCCTCCTTAGTCAAAACTGGGAATTGGCTGGGAAGATGATGGAAAGAGATATTTTTCACCAGCCATATCGGAAACCACTGATTCCGTTTTATGATGAAGTGGCAACATTCGCAAAAGCGGAAGGGGCATTCGGTGTTGCCTTAAGTGGTGCTGGCCCGACTATTCTATGCTTTTGTGAAAAAGGGAAGGCAACGGGACTAGAAAAATCCTTAAATTCAGCTTTTCCTGACATGACAGCTAAACAACTTAGCATTAACTTTACAGGAAGTTCTGTATCCAAATTAAATAATTGCATAGTGAAATAG
- a CDS encoding glucose 1-dehydrogenase — protein MTFTNKVVIVTGAANGIGRGIASAYAEKGATVLLADVEEAKGKQTESALKQTGAEVFFVKTDVRSESDIINLMETAKRTYGRIDVLINNAGKGLFKSVYEVTVEEWDDIIRTNLRSVFLCSREAAKFMRDNEDGGTIVNIASTRAIMSEPNSEGYAATKGGIVAITHALAASLSEDRITVNAISPGWIHTGDYSQLTPLDHEQHFSKRVGKPDDIARACLYLTAKENDFVTGINMVIDGGMTRKMIYEE, from the coding sequence ATGACGTTTACGAACAAAGTTGTCATTGTAACTGGAGCAGCAAATGGTATTGGTCGTGGTATTGCTTCTGCCTATGCAGAAAAGGGTGCTACGGTGTTGCTTGCAGATGTGGAAGAGGCAAAAGGGAAACAGACAGAATCTGCACTAAAACAGACTGGTGCAGAAGTATTTTTTGTAAAGACCGACGTAAGAAGTGAAAGTGATATTATCAATTTAATGGAGACAGCAAAAAGGACCTATGGTCGAATTGATGTGTTAATCAATAATGCGGGTAAAGGTTTGTTTAAATCAGTCTATGAAGTAACGGTAGAGGAATGGGATGATATTATCAGGACCAATCTGAGAAGTGTTTTTCTCTGTTCACGAGAAGCGGCAAAGTTTATGCGTGATAATGAAGACGGGGGAACGATTGTAAACATCGCATCAACCCGCGCAATTATGTCTGAGCCAAATTCTGAAGGGTACGCGGCAACAAAAGGTGGAATTGTCGCCATAACCCATGCCTTGGCTGCATCACTGAGTGAGGATCGAATCACCGTAAATGCAATTTCACCTGGTTGGATACATACAGGCGACTATTCCCAATTGACACCACTTGATCATGAACAGCATTTTTCAAAGCGAGTTGGTAAACCGGATGATATAGCAAGGGCATGTTTATACCTAACAGCAAAGGAAAATGATTTTGTTACAGGGATTAATATGGTTATTGATGGTGGGATGACGAGAAAAATGATCTATGAAGAATAA